A single region of the Amia ocellicauda isolate fAmiCal2 chromosome 8, fAmiCal2.hap1, whole genome shotgun sequence genome encodes:
- the LOC136755348 gene encoding arrestin domain-containing protein 3 → MFKGTVTNLSISYDALNESNTFSRGDVISGRVTFDVSKEIKVEYLTVSAKGKASVHWTETEDEETKSYNADEMYFNLENKLIQQNSEQNTLRAGTHMFSFSFQIPMILLPSSFVGMYGKVVYLLEAKLRRPWHLPNTSIKEFTVINPVNIQSPELLAPQMASKNKTVCCLCCASGPISLSARIERRAFTLGESIRIFAEIENGSTRTIRPKAHIQQKQTFYARGEYKLYNKTIASLEGEPFFSGKTGTWSGELPRIPFNTSFSIQNCHILKVEYLVVVYVEIPRAVNLSVEFPVMISSFPMDLPMYM, encoded by the exons ATGTTCAAGGGAACGGTGACCAATCTGTCAATCAGCTACGATGCTCTGAACGAGAGCAATACGTTTTCCAGAGGAGATGTTATATCAGGACGAGTGACTTTTGACGTTTCAAAGGAGATCAAGGTGGAGTATCTCACAGTTAGTGCGAAAGGAAAAGCTTCGGTTCACTGGACTGAAACTGAGGATGAAGAAACAAAATCCTATAATGCAGATGAAATGTACTTTAACCTGGAAAATAAACTCATACAACAGAACTCTG AACAAAATACCCTACGGGCAGGAACCCACATGTTCTCATTCAGTTTTCAAATTCCTATGAT ACTATTACCTTCATCGTTTGTGGGGATGTATGGCAAGGTGGTTTACCTGCTGGAGGCCAAACTACGCAGGCCGTGGCATCTGCCCAACACATCTATTAAAGAGTTTACTGTCATCAACCCTGTTAACATCCAAAGTCCTGAACTGCTG GCCCCACAGATGGCTTCGAAAAACAAGACTGTGTGTTGCCTGTGTTGTGCCTCGGGTCCGATCTCCTTAAGTGCCAGAATTGAAAGGAGGGCCTTCACCCTAG GTGAATCAATAAGGATCTTTGCAGAAATAGAGAATGGCTCCACCCGCACCATCAGACCGAAGGCACACATTCAGCAAAAGCAGACCTTCTATGCTAGAGGAGAATACAAGTTGTACAATAAAACAATCGCCAGTTTGGAAGGAGAGCCTTTCTTTTCTGGAAAAACAGGAACATGGAGTGGAGAGTTGCCCAGAATACCTTTCAACACCTCCTTCTCAATCCAGAACTGCCACATTTTGAAAGTGGAATACCTAGTTGTG